One part of the Mycolicibacterium aromaticivorans JS19b1 = JCM 16368 genome encodes these proteins:
- the gatB gene encoding Asp-tRNA(Asn)/Glu-tRNA(Gln) amidotransferase subunit GatB, producing the protein MTAAAQADLLDYDDVIARFDPVLGLEVHVELSTATKMFCPCATTFGAEPNTQVCPVCLGMPGALPVLNEAAVESAIRIGLALNCDIAPWSRFARKNYFYPDQPKNYQISQYDEPIAFDGYLDVPLDDGSTFRVAIERAHMEEDTGKLTHVGGDTGRIHGATTSLLDVNRAGVPLIEIVTKPIEGTGERAPEVARAYVTALRDLLRGLGVSDVRMDQGSLRCDANVSLRPIGQQEFGTRTETKNVNSLKSVEVAVRYEMRRQAAILVEGGKIHQETRHFDEGGFTSPGRDKETAEDYRYFPEPDLEPVAPSEELVARLRATIPELPWLSRKRIQDDWGISDEVMRDLVNAGAIELVAATVEAGASSEQARAWWGNFLVQKANESGVELAALPITPAQVAKVVALVDEGKLSNKLARQVIEGVLAGEGEPEQVMTDRGLALVRDDSLIQTAVNEALAANPDIAEKIRGGKVQAAGAIVGAVMKATKGQADAARVRELVMAACGQA; encoded by the coding sequence ATGACTGCTGCTGCGCAGGCTGACCTGCTCGACTATGACGACGTCATCGCCCGCTTCGACCCGGTGCTCGGGCTCGAGGTGCACGTCGAGCTGTCGACGGCCACCAAGATGTTCTGCCCTTGCGCGACGACGTTCGGTGCCGAGCCCAATACCCAGGTGTGCCCGGTCTGCCTCGGTATGCCGGGCGCGCTGCCGGTGCTCAACGAGGCGGCCGTCGAATCGGCCATCCGGATCGGTCTCGCGCTGAACTGCGACATCGCGCCGTGGTCGCGCTTCGCCCGGAAGAACTACTTCTATCCCGACCAGCCGAAGAACTACCAGATCTCGCAGTACGACGAGCCGATCGCCTTCGACGGCTACCTCGACGTCCCGCTCGACGACGGCAGCACCTTCCGGGTCGCGATCGAGCGGGCGCACATGGAGGAGGACACCGGCAAGCTCACGCACGTCGGCGGCGACACCGGCCGCATCCACGGCGCGACCACCTCGCTGCTGGACGTCAACCGCGCCGGGGTGCCACTGATCGAGATCGTCACCAAGCCGATCGAGGGCACCGGTGAGCGGGCCCCCGAGGTCGCCCGCGCCTACGTCACCGCACTGCGGGATCTGCTGCGCGGACTGGGTGTCTCCGATGTGCGGATGGATCAGGGCTCGCTGCGGTGCGACGCCAACGTGTCGCTGCGCCCGATCGGCCAGCAGGAGTTCGGTACCCGAACCGAGACCAAGAACGTCAACTCGCTCAAGAGTGTCGAGGTGGCGGTTCGCTACGAAATGCGCCGCCAGGCAGCGATTCTCGTCGAGGGCGGCAAGATCCATCAGGAGACCCGGCACTTCGACGAGGGCGGGTTCACCTCACCGGGCCGCGACAAGGAGACCGCCGAGGACTACCGGTACTTCCCGGAACCCGATCTGGAGCCGGTGGCCCCGAGCGAGGAACTGGTGGCCCGGCTGCGCGCCACCATCCCGGAGCTTCCGTGGTTGTCGCGCAAGCGAATTCAGGACGACTGGGGCATTTCCGACGAGGTGATGCGTGACCTGGTGAACGCGGGCGCGATCGAACTGGTCGCCGCCACGGTCGAGGCGGGCGCCAGCAGTGAGCAGGCCCGGGCCTGGTGGGGAAACTTCTTGGTGCAGAAAGCCAACGAATCTGGCGTCGAGCTGGCGGCACTGCCGATCACGCCGGCTCAGGTGGCGAAGGTTGTCGCACTGGTCGACGAGGGCAAGTTGTCGAACAAGCTGGCGCGCCAGGTGATCGAAGGTGTGCTCGCGGGCGAGGGTGAGCCCGAGCAGGTGATGACCGACCGAGGTTTGGCGCTGGTCCGCGACGACTCGCTGATTCAGACCGCCGTCAATGAAGCGCTGGCCGCCAATCCCGATATCGCCGAGAAGATTCGCGGCGGCAAGGTGCAGGCGGCGGGTGCGATCGTCGGCGCGGTGATGAAAGCCACCAAGGGGCAGGCCGATGCGGCGCGAGTGCGTGAATTGGTCATGGCCGCGTGCGGCCAGGCCTAG
- a CDS encoding ATP-dependent 6-phosphofructokinase produces the protein MRIGVLTGGGDCPGLNAVIRAVVRTCDARYGSSVVGFLDGWRGLLEDRRIQLHNDDRNNRLLAKGGTMLGTARTNPDKLRAGLDDIKQTLEDNGIDVLIPIGGEGTLTAAHWLSEEGVPVVGVPKTIDNDIDCTDVTFGHDTALQIATEAIDRLHSTAESHQRVMLVEVMGRHAGWIALNAGLSSGAHMTLIPEQPFDVEEVCRLVKKRFQRGESSFIIVVAEGAKPAEGSMQLRQGGTDEFGHERFTGVAQQLAMEVEKRIKKEVRVTVLGHVQRGGTPTAYDRVLATRFGVNAADAAHAGEYGMMVSLRGQDIGRVPLADAVRQLKLVPQSRYDDAAAFFG, from the coding sequence ATGCGTATCGGAGTGCTGACCGGTGGGGGTGACTGTCCGGGTCTGAACGCGGTGATCCGGGCCGTGGTGCGGACCTGCGACGCCCGCTACGGGTCTTCGGTGGTCGGGTTCCTGGACGGCTGGCGTGGCCTGCTCGAGGACCGCCGGATCCAACTGCACAACGACGACCGCAACAACCGGCTGCTCGCCAAGGGCGGCACCATGCTGGGCACCGCCCGCACCAATCCCGACAAGCTGCGCGCCGGTCTGGACGACATCAAGCAGACGTTGGAGGACAACGGGATCGACGTGCTGATCCCGATCGGCGGCGAGGGAACCCTGACCGCCGCGCACTGGCTGTCCGAGGAGGGTGTGCCCGTCGTCGGCGTGCCCAAGACCATCGACAACGACATCGACTGCACCGACGTCACATTCGGCCATGACACCGCGCTGCAGATCGCCACCGAGGCGATCGACCGGCTGCACAGCACCGCGGAGTCGCATCAGCGGGTGATGCTGGTGGAGGTGATGGGCCGGCACGCGGGCTGGATCGCGCTGAACGCCGGGCTGTCCTCGGGTGCGCACATGACCCTGATCCCCGAGCAGCCCTTCGACGTCGAAGAGGTGTGCCGGCTGGTCAAGAAACGCTTCCAGCGCGGTGAGTCCAGCTTCATCATCGTGGTCGCCGAAGGGGCCAAGCCGGCCGAGGGATCGATGCAGCTGCGCCAGGGCGGCACCGACGAGTTCGGGCACGAACGCTTCACCGGGGTGGCTCAGCAACTGGCCATGGAGGTGGAGAAGCGGATCAAGAAGGAAGTCCGGGTCACCGTGCTCGGTCACGTCCAGCGCGGCGGCACCCCGACGGCGTATGACCGGGTACTGGCCACTCGATTCGGTGTCAACGCCGCCGACGCCGCACATGCCGGTGAATACGGGATGATGGTGTCGCTGCGCGGGCAGGACATCGGGCGGGTGCCGTTGGCGGACGCGGTGCGCCAACTCAAGCTGGTGCCGCAGAGCCGCTACGACGACGCGGCCGCCTTCTTCGGCTGA
- the gatA gene encoding Asp-tRNA(Asn)/Glu-tRNA(Gln) amidotransferase subunit GatA: MSDLIRLDAATLGEKIAAKEVSSVEVTQACLDQIAATDERYHAFLHVAADEALASAARVDAAVAAGETLPSPLAGVPLALKDVFTTVDMPTTCGSKILEGWTSPYDATVTARLRAAGTPILGKTNMDEFAMGSSTENSAYGPTRNPWDTDRTPGGSGGGSAAALAAFQAPLAIGSDTGGSIRQPAALTATVGVKPTYGTVSRYGLVACASSLDQGGPCARTVLDTALLHSVIAGHDPRDSTSVDAQVPDVVAAAKAGATGDLSGVRIGVVKQLRSGAGYQPGVLDSFTAAVEQLEALGAQVSEVDCPHLDYSLSAYYLILPSEVSSNLARFDAMRYGLRVGDDGTRSAEEVMALTRAAGFGPEVKRRIIIGTYALSAGYYDAYYNQAQKVRTLIAGDLDAAYEKVDVLVSPATPTTAFRLGEKVDDPLAMYLFDLCTLPLNLAGHCGMSVPSGLSTDDNLPVGLQIMAPALADDRLYRIGAAYESARGSLPTAI, translated from the coding sequence GTGAGCGACTTGATCCGGCTCGACGCCGCCACCCTGGGCGAGAAGATCGCCGCCAAAGAGGTCTCCTCGGTCGAGGTGACCCAGGCCTGCCTGGACCAGATTGCCGCCACCGACGAGCGCTATCACGCCTTCTTGCACGTCGCCGCTGACGAGGCACTGGCCAGTGCCGCCCGCGTCGACGCCGCCGTCGCCGCCGGGGAGACGCTGCCGTCGCCGCTGGCCGGTGTGCCGTTGGCCCTCAAAGACGTCTTCACCACCGTCGACATGCCGACGACGTGCGGCTCGAAGATCCTCGAAGGCTGGACCTCGCCGTACGACGCGACGGTGACTGCTCGGCTGCGCGCCGCGGGCACCCCGATCCTCGGCAAGACCAACATGGACGAGTTCGCGATGGGCAGCTCCACCGAGAACTCGGCCTACGGCCCGACCCGCAATCCGTGGGACACCGACCGGACGCCGGGCGGGTCGGGCGGTGGCAGCGCCGCCGCGTTGGCCGCCTTTCAGGCGCCGCTGGCGATCGGCTCCGACACCGGCGGCTCGATCCGCCAGCCGGCGGCGCTGACCGCGACCGTCGGGGTCAAGCCCACCTACGGCACGGTGTCGCGCTACGGGCTGGTGGCCTGCGCGTCTTCACTCGACCAGGGCGGGCCGTGCGCTCGCACCGTGCTCGACACGGCGTTGCTGCATTCGGTGATCGCCGGGCACGACCCGCGCGATTCGACCTCGGTCGACGCCCAGGTCCCCGACGTGGTGGCGGCCGCGAAGGCCGGCGCCACCGGCGACCTGTCGGGCGTGCGGATCGGTGTGGTCAAGCAGCTGCGCAGCGGCGCGGGTTATCAGCCGGGCGTACTGGATTCGTTCACCGCCGCCGTCGAGCAGCTCGAAGCGCTGGGTGCCCAGGTCAGCGAGGTGGACTGCCCGCACCTGGACTACTCGCTGTCCGCCTACTACCTGATCCTGCCCTCGGAGGTGTCGAGCAACCTCGCCCGCTTCGACGCCATGCGCTACGGGTTGCGGGTCGGCGACGACGGCACTCGCAGCGCCGAAGAGGTGATGGCACTGACGCGGGCGGCCGGATTCGGACCAGAAGTCAAGCGCCGCATCATCATTGGCACGTACGCGCTGTCAGCGGGCTATTACGACGCCTACTACAACCAGGCGCAGAAGGTTCGCACCCTGATCGCCGGTGACCTCGACGCCGCCTACGAGAAGGTGGACGTGCTCGTGTCACCGGCGACCCCGACCACCGCGTTCCGGCTGGGGGAGAAGGTCGACGACCCACTGGCGATGTACCTGTTCGATCTGTGCACGCTGCCGTTGAACCTGGCCGGGCATTGCGGAATGTCGGTGCCGTCGGGACTGTCGACCGACGACAATCTGCCGGTCGGGCTGCAGATCATGGCGCCGGCGCTCGCCGACGACCGGTTGTACCGGATAGGTGCGGCCTATGAGTCTGCCCGCGGTTCGCTGCCAACAGCGATCTGA
- the gatC gene encoding Asp-tRNA(Asn)/Glu-tRNA(Gln) amidotransferase subunit GatC, protein MSQISRDDVARLAKLARLALTDNELESFAGQLDAILEHVSQIQAVDTADVKPTDNPLKDVNVTRPDVVQQCLTQSEALAEAPAAAEGRFAVPQILGEPQ, encoded by the coding sequence GTGTCCCAGATCTCCCGCGACGATGTCGCCCGGCTCGCCAAGCTGGCCCGGCTGGCCCTGACCGACAACGAACTAGAGAGCTTCGCCGGCCAACTCGACGCCATCCTGGAGCATGTCAGCCAGATTCAGGCCGTCGACACCGCCGACGTGAAGCCGACCGACAACCCCCTGAAAGACGTCAACGTCACCAGGCCCGACGTGGTTCAGCAGTGCCTGACCCAGTCCGAAGCGCTCGCCGAGGCGCCGGCCGCAGCAGAGGGCCGCTTCGCGGTCCCGCAGATTCTGGGGGAGCCCCAGTGA
- a CDS encoding amino acid-binding protein has product MPSYLLRVQLADRPGSLGSLAVALGTVGADILSLDVVERGPGWAIDDLVVELPLGAMPDMLITAAEQIKGVRVDTIRPHTGLLEAHRELELIDHIAAAGNRAAKLQVLADEAPRVLRVGFCTVARMTESGLERVVGSSGAPETAATSAPWLPLAHAEALDGTADWVPQVWRDMDTTLAAAPLGDPNTAVLLGRPGGPLFRPSEVARLGYLAGIVATILR; this is encoded by the coding sequence GTGCCTTCGTATCTGCTGCGGGTCCAGCTGGCCGACCGGCCCGGTAGCCTCGGCTCGCTCGCCGTGGCGCTGGGCACCGTCGGCGCCGACATCCTGTCGCTCGACGTGGTCGAGCGGGGACCCGGCTGGGCGATCGACGACCTGGTCGTCGAGCTGCCGCTCGGTGCGATGCCCGACATGCTGATCACGGCCGCCGAGCAGATCAAGGGTGTCCGGGTCGACACCATCCGGCCGCATACTGGGCTGTTGGAGGCCCATCGCGAGCTGGAACTCATCGACCACATCGCGGCGGCGGGCAACCGCGCCGCCAAGCTGCAGGTGCTCGCCGACGAGGCGCCACGGGTGCTGCGGGTGGGCTTCTGCACGGTGGCGCGGATGACGGAGTCGGGCCTGGAACGCGTGGTCGGCAGCTCTGGCGCGCCGGAGACCGCGGCGACCTCCGCTCCGTGGCTGCCGCTCGCACACGCCGAGGCCCTCGACGGCACCGCCGACTGGGTGCCCCAGGTCTGGCGGGACATGGACACCACGTTGGCCGCCGCGCCGCTGGGTGACCCCAACACCGCGGTGTTGTTGGGCCGCCCGGGTGGGCCGTTGTTCCGGCCCTCCGAGGTGGCCCGGCTGGGCTATCTGGCCGGGATCGTCGCGACCATTCTTCGCTGA
- the ligA gene encoding NAD-dependent DNA ligase LigA — protein MAAETSDPEVDPIDPDVRRRWQELAEEVREHQFRYYIKDAPIVSDAEFDRLFNELLALEERFPELRVADSPTQLVGGAGFATDFAEAAHLDRMLSLDDVFNTEELAAWSSRVEAEIGRDPQYLCELKIDGVAIALVYRNGRLERAATRGDGRVGEDVTNNARTIDDIPETLTASKDYPVPALLEVRGEVFFMLADFENLNASLVEEGKPPFANPRNSAAGSLRQKNPAVTARRRLRMICHGLGRTEGFAPDSLHDTYFALKAWGLPVSDHTTRVAGLAAVEEKIVYWGERRHEIEHEIDGVVVKVDDFAQQRRLGATSRAPRWACAYKYPPEEAQTKLLDIQVNVGRTGRVTPFAMMTPVKIAGSTVGMATLHNGSEVKRKGVLIGDTVMIRKAGDVIPEVLGPVVDLRDGTEREFVMPTHCPECGTPLAPAKEGDVDIRCPNARSCPAQLRERVFHLAGRGGLDIEGLGYEAATALLAAKVITDEGDLFGLTSADLLTSDFFTTKDGTLSANGARFLINLQQAKDRPLWRILVALSIRHVGPTAARALAVAFGSLDAIMSATEEQLADVEGVGPTIAAALVEWFAVDWHRAIIDKWRAAGVRMEDVRDTSISPTLQGLSIVVTGSLPNFSRDEAKEAIISRGGKAVGSVSKKTSYVVAGDSPGSKYDKAVELGVPILDEDGFRTLLDEGPPPPDPDADD, from the coding sequence GTGGCTGCAGAGACGTCCGATCCCGAGGTCGATCCCATCGATCCGGATGTGCGGCGGCGTTGGCAGGAGCTTGCCGAAGAGGTGCGCGAGCACCAGTTCCGCTACTACATCAAGGACGCGCCGATCGTCTCCGACGCGGAGTTCGACAGGCTTTTCAACGAGCTCCTCGCGCTCGAGGAGCGCTTTCCCGAGCTTCGGGTTGCCGACTCGCCGACCCAGCTGGTCGGGGGCGCGGGCTTCGCCACCGACTTCGCCGAGGCCGCCCACCTGGACCGCATGCTGAGCCTCGACGACGTGTTCAACACCGAGGAACTGGCGGCCTGGTCCAGCCGGGTCGAAGCCGAGATCGGCCGGGATCCTCAGTACCTGTGCGAGTTGAAGATCGACGGCGTCGCGATCGCGCTGGTGTACCGCAACGGCCGGCTGGAGCGGGCCGCCACCCGCGGTGACGGCCGGGTCGGCGAGGACGTGACGAACAATGCGCGCACCATCGACGACATCCCCGAAACCCTCACTGCATCAAAGGATTACCCGGTCCCAGCGCTTCTCGAGGTGCGCGGCGAGGTGTTCTTCATGCTGGCGGATTTCGAGAACCTCAACGCCAGCCTGGTGGAGGAGGGCAAACCGCCGTTCGCCAACCCGCGCAACAGCGCGGCCGGCTCTCTGCGGCAGAAGAATCCGGCGGTCACCGCCCGCCGGCGGCTGCGGATGATCTGCCACGGCCTCGGCCGCACCGAAGGATTCGCACCGGACTCCCTGCACGACACCTACTTCGCGCTGAAGGCCTGGGGTCTGCCGGTCTCCGATCACACCACTCGGGTGGCGGGGCTGGCCGCCGTCGAGGAGAAGATCGTTTATTGGGGCGAGCGCCGCCATGAGATCGAGCACGAAATCGACGGCGTGGTGGTCAAAGTCGACGACTTCGCTCAGCAGCGCCGGCTCGGCGCCACCTCTCGTGCGCCGCGCTGGGCGTGCGCGTACAAGTATCCGCCGGAGGAAGCGCAGACCAAGCTGCTGGACATCCAGGTCAATGTCGGTCGCACCGGCCGCGTCACCCCGTTCGCGATGATGACGCCGGTGAAGATCGCCGGATCGACGGTCGGGATGGCCACCCTGCACAACGGCTCGGAGGTCAAGCGCAAGGGCGTGCTGATCGGTGACACCGTGATGATCCGCAAAGCCGGCGACGTCATCCCCGAAGTCCTTGGGCCCGTCGTCGACCTGCGTGACGGCACCGAGCGCGAGTTCGTGATGCCCACCCACTGCCCGGAATGCGGCACCCCCCTGGCCCCGGCCAAAGAGGGCGATGTCGACATCCGGTGCCCGAACGCCCGATCCTGCCCCGCGCAACTGCGTGAGCGGGTCTTCCACCTCGCCGGCCGCGGTGGGCTGGACATCGAGGGCCTGGGCTACGAGGCGGCGACCGCGCTGCTGGCCGCCAAGGTCATCACCGATGAGGGTGACCTGTTCGGTCTCACCAGCGCCGACCTGCTGACATCGGATTTCTTCACCACCAAGGACGGGACGCTGTCGGCCAACGGTGCCCGGTTCCTGATCAACCTGCAGCAGGCCAAGGATCGGCCGTTGTGGCGGATCCTGGTGGCGTTGTCGATCCGGCACGTCGGACCGACCGCGGCGCGGGCGCTGGCCGTGGCGTTCGGCAGCCTCGACGCGATCATGTCAGCCACCGAGGAGCAGCTCGCCGACGTCGAAGGTGTCGGCCCGACGATCGCCGCCGCGCTCGTCGAATGGTTCGCTGTCGACTGGCATCGCGCGATCATCGACAAGTGGCGAGCGGCCGGGGTGCGGATGGAAGACGTGCGCGACACGTCGATCAGCCCTACGCTGCAAGGACTTTCGATCGTCGTCACCGGCTCGCTGCCGAACTTCTCCCGCGACGAGGCCAAGGAGGCCATCATCAGCCGCGGCGGCAAGGCGGTCGGTTCGGTGTCGAAGAAGACGTCGTATGTGGTGGCCGGCGATTCGCCCGGATCGAAATACGACAAGGCCGTCGAGCTGGGTGTGCCGATCCTCGACGAGGACGGGTTCCGCACGCTGTTGGACGAGGGACCACCGCCGCCGGATCCTGACGCCGACGACTGA
- a CDS encoding phosphatidylserine decarboxylase, whose product MQQPDEIVRSLQTLLDDDPSLADVLEKSLRSAAERAAKELDADVYDVLDWPRDLPQYYDYLSRFVRWIPQQTDAPAWKTSAPQERYAKEVSDRLAHFFWLVDQKADVSQAAIAENSPKFRGWLTEFAREWGSFLDTTASFDDDILQSFLREAPEYTIEESLIDGRPNTPSGWLTFNQFFARELNAGLRPISAPADNRVVTSPADCSFRHCYDIDADSNIPATAVKGRHYGNITQLIDGSRFADTFAGGTFVHYMLPPSAYHRFHVPVAGTVEEAFVISGQVYMQVDLEDHQLKARDSAHTGYEFFQNRGVLTVDTSTSGNGDLGVVAVVPVGMSHVGSVNLTAARGTQVAKGEEFGFFAFGGSDIIVLFQRGVHPEIDTSTKARKVGSVIARCRR is encoded by the coding sequence ATGCAACAGCCCGACGAGATCGTGCGGAGTCTGCAGACCCTGCTCGACGACGACCCCAGCCTCGCGGACGTACTGGAGAAGTCGTTGCGCAGCGCGGCTGAGCGCGCAGCCAAGGAACTCGATGCCGACGTTTACGACGTACTCGACTGGCCACGGGACCTGCCCCAGTATTACGACTACCTGTCCAGGTTCGTCCGCTGGATCCCGCAGCAGACCGACGCGCCCGCATGGAAAACCTCTGCGCCACAGGAACGTTACGCCAAGGAGGTCAGCGACCGACTGGCTCACTTCTTCTGGCTGGTCGACCAGAAGGCGGATGTCTCACAGGCCGCGATCGCCGAGAATTCCCCGAAGTTCCGTGGCTGGCTCACCGAGTTCGCCCGAGAGTGGGGCAGCTTTCTGGACACCACCGCGTCCTTCGATGACGACATCCTGCAATCGTTTCTTCGTGAGGCGCCCGAATACACCATCGAAGAATCTCTCATCGACGGCCGGCCGAACACGCCCAGCGGCTGGCTGACCTTCAACCAGTTCTTCGCCCGCGAGCTCAACGCTGGTCTGCGTCCCATCAGTGCACCTGCCGACAACCGGGTGGTGACCTCACCGGCGGACTGCAGCTTCCGGCACTGTTACGACATCGACGCCGATTCCAACATCCCGGCCACCGCCGTCAAAGGCCGCCACTACGGCAACATCACGCAGTTGATCGATGGCAGCCGCTTCGCCGATACTTTTGCAGGCGGCACGTTCGTGCACTACATGCTGCCCCCGTCTGCGTATCACCGCTTCCACGTCCCGGTCGCGGGGACAGTCGAGGAGGCCTTCGTGATCTCCGGTCAGGTCTACATGCAAGTCGACCTCGAGGACCATCAGCTCAAGGCGCGCGACAGCGCACACACCGGGTACGAGTTCTTCCAGAACCGGGGGGTGCTGACTGTGGACACCTCGACGTCGGGAAACGGCGATCTGGGCGTCGTTGCCGTAGTCCCCGTGGGCATGTCGCATGTGGGTTCGGTGAACCTGACTGCGGCGCGTGGTACGCAGGTGGCCAAGGGCGAAGAATTCGGGTTCTTCGCGTTCGGTGGGTCCGACATCATCGTCTTGTTCCAGCGCGGCGTGCACCCCGAGATCGACACCAGCACAAAAGCCCGGAAGGTGGGTTCGGTCATCGCGCGCTGCCGCCGATAG
- a CDS encoding MmcQ/YjbR family DNA-binding protein codes for MPHPVMFDGSDPILARVRTIALALPEATEKISHGRPTFSAPKMFAVYGGSQKNPGGPMIRYAHALLIKADDSEREALQQDTRFFFPAYLGPYGWLGLDFDAAEIDWTEVAELIDASFRLQAPARLIKQLDR; via the coding sequence ATGCCCCATCCGGTCATGTTCGACGGCTCCGACCCGATCCTGGCTCGGGTGCGCACCATCGCATTGGCGTTGCCGGAGGCGACCGAGAAGATCTCGCACGGTAGGCCGACGTTTTCGGCGCCGAAGATGTTCGCCGTCTACGGCGGCAGCCAGAAGAATCCCGGCGGTCCGATGATCCGGTACGCCCATGCGCTGCTGATCAAGGCCGACGACAGTGAACGGGAGGCTCTGCAGCAGGACACCCGGTTCTTCTTCCCGGCCTACCTCGGCCCGTACGGCTGGCTGGGCCTGGACTTCGATGCCGCCGAGATCGATTGGACGGAAGTCGCCGAACTGATCGACGCGTCATTCCGGCTACAGGCCCCGGCGCGGCTGATCAAGCAGCTGGACCGCTAG
- a CDS encoding methionine synthase: protein MSDFAAATGIGSWPGSAPREAAEIVVGELHRLPHLVELPARGVGADMIGRAGALLVDIAIDTVPRGYRIAARPGAVTRRAKSLLDEDIDAIEEAWEKAGGPGPGSGRPVKVQAPGPVTLAAQLELPNGHRALTDAGAVRDLTSSLAEGVARHRAELARRLGTTVVVQYDEPVLSAALAGRLTGVTSLNPVHPVDEVVAIGLLDECVAAAGAEVMLHSCADVPWNVLQRSAIHAVSVDASTLGDADFDGLGEFLDSGRCVVFGLVPTSAPAARPSAEEVAAAAVAITDRIGFSRSSVRDLVGISPACGLAGADAAWARVAIGLCQRAADAVSEDPDAI, encoded by the coding sequence GTGAGTGATTTCGCGGCAGCCACCGGTATCGGCTCGTGGCCGGGTTCCGCCCCGCGGGAAGCCGCCGAGATCGTGGTCGGGGAGCTGCACCGACTGCCGCACCTGGTCGAGCTGCCCGCCCGCGGCGTGGGCGCCGACATGATCGGGCGGGCCGGCGCGCTTCTGGTCGACATCGCCATCGACACCGTGCCGCGCGGCTACCGCATCGCCGCCCGGCCCGGTGCGGTCACCCGCCGGGCGAAGAGTCTGCTCGACGAGGACATCGACGCCATCGAGGAGGCCTGGGAGAAAGCCGGCGGCCCCGGCCCCGGCTCCGGGCGGCCGGTCAAGGTGCAGGCGCCGGGCCCGGTCACCCTGGCCGCCCAGCTCGAGTTGCCGAACGGGCACCGAGCCCTCACCGATGCCGGTGCAGTGCGCGATCTGACGTCGTCGTTGGCCGAGGGGGTGGCGCGACACCGGGCCGAGCTGGCCCGACGGTTGGGGACGACGGTGGTGGTGCAGTATGACGAGCCGGTGCTGTCCGCGGCGCTGGCCGGCCGGCTGACCGGGGTGACGTCGCTGAACCCGGTGCACCCGGTCGACGAGGTGGTGGCGATCGGTCTGCTCGACGAGTGTGTGGCCGCTGCGGGTGCGGAGGTGATGCTGCACAGCTGCGCGGATGTCCCATGGAACGTGCTGCAGCGCAGCGCCATCCACGCAGTCTCGGTGGATGCGAGCACGCTTGGTGACGCCGACTTCGACGGACTGGGGGAGTTCCTGGACTCGGGGCGTTGCGTGGTGTTCGGCCTGGTGCCGACGAGTGCCCCGGCGGCCCGGCCCTCCGCTGAAGAGGTGGCCGCCGCGGCTGTGGCGATCACCGATCGAATCGGCTTCTCCCGCAGTTCGGTTCGCGATCTGGTCGGGATCAGTCCGGCCTGCGGGCTGGCCGGCGCGGACGCCGCGTGGGCCCGCGTCGCGATCGGACTGTGCCAGCGGGCCGCCGACGCGGTGTCTGAGGATCCCGACGCGATCTAG
- a CDS encoding sensor domain-containing protein: MTLRAAVACGAAAALLAGCTHGVDGVPLRALGEPPYNPPGVVDVDRIMLSQAQIQAITGGGRDVTIIPSMDGKAMVDVEALADSVPRDCRFIFAETDTFGTDVEDFHKTSFQYPPRRGLISEGAAAYRDEATARQAFNTLSTAVHRCAEGFMGASLVGDVGADAESLRTRPGRCGRDYRLKSSVLVEVTFCTFPESVPEIVMTNILNKIPGG, encoded by the coding sequence ATGACGTTGCGCGCGGCAGTGGCCTGTGGCGCTGCTGCGGCGCTGCTGGCGGGCTGCACCCACGGGGTCGACGGGGTACCGCTGCGCGCCCTGGGCGAGCCGCCCTACAACCCGCCGGGCGTCGTCGATGTCGACCGAATCATGCTCAGCCAGGCTCAGATCCAGGCCATCACCGGTGGCGGCCGGGACGTGACGATCATTCCGAGCATGGACGGCAAAGCCATGGTGGACGTCGAGGCACTGGCCGATTCGGTCCCCCGCGATTGCCGCTTCATCTTCGCCGAAACCGACACCTTCGGCACCGACGTCGAGGACTTCCACAAGACCAGCTTCCAATACCCGCCGCGGCGCGGGCTGATCTCCGAGGGCGCCGCGGCCTACCGGGACGAGGCCACCGCACGGCAGGCGTTCAACACCCTCTCGACCGCCGTGCACCGCTGCGCCGAGGGATTCATGGGTGCGAGCCTGGTCGGCGACGTCGGCGCCGACGCCGAGTCACTGCGCACCCGTCCCGGCCGGTGCGGCCGGGACTACCGGCTCAAGTCGTCGGTGCTGGTGGAGGTGACGTTCTGCACGTTCCCCGAGTCAGTGCCCGAGATCGTGATGACGAACATTCTCAACAAGATTCCGGGCGGCTGA